The following are from one region of the Flavobacteriales bacterium genome:
- the ruvA gene encoding Holliday junction branch migration protein RuvA — MITHLHGVLEEKTPASAVIDCGGIGYALSISLNTYTQLPEKGTVRLFTHLAIREDAHVLYGFFNRDERELFRQLISVSGVGGNTALAVLSSLDPSGAKQAITSGDVATLKSIKGVGPKTAERIIIDLRDKVGKLEVGELAFMVGQNKQREEALTALITLGFAKNSAEKAIDKVMKARGTDLAVEEIVKHALSNF, encoded by the coding sequence ATGATAACACACCTACACGGTGTCTTGGAAGAGAAGACACCTGCAAGTGCTGTCATAGATTGTGGTGGGATCGGGTACGCGCTGTCGATATCCCTTAACACCTATACCCAATTGCCAGAGAAGGGCACGGTCCGCCTGTTCACTCACTTGGCCATTCGGGAAGACGCGCATGTGCTTTACGGTTTCTTCAACCGCGATGAGCGCGAATTGTTCCGTCAGCTCATCTCCGTTTCCGGTGTGGGAGGCAATACGGCCTTGGCCGTGCTTTCGAGCTTGGACCCATCGGGCGCCAAGCAGGCCATTACCAGCGGAGACGTGGCCACGCTGAAGTCCATCAAAGGCGTGGGACCCAAAACGGCTGAGCGCATCATCATCGATCTGCGCGACAAGGTGGGTAAGCTGGAAGTGGGAGAACTTGCCTTTATGGTAGGACAAAATAAACAGCGGGAAGAGGCGTTAACCGCCCTGATCACGTTGGGCTTTGCCAAAAATTCGGCCGAAAAGGCCATTGATAAGGTAATGAAGGCCCGCGGCACCGACCTCGCTGTGGAAGAAATCGTAAAACACGCCCTGAGCAATTTCTGA